The following coding sequences are from one Granulicella arctica window:
- a CDS encoding 4a-hydroxytetrahydrobiopterin dehydratase — MAKLSGVEIDAVLAEQPTWRLEGGALVRDWAFKNFVEAMAFVNRVGALAEEVDHHPDIDIRYNKVRLTLISHDVGGITKRDSGMAAKISSAF; from the coding sequence ATGGCGAAGTTGAGCGGAGTCGAGATCGACGCAGTATTAGCGGAGCAGCCGACGTGGAGGTTGGAGGGTGGAGCCCTGGTGCGGGATTGGGCGTTCAAGAACTTTGTCGAGGCGATGGCCTTCGTTAATCGCGTGGGTGCTCTGGCGGAGGAGGTGGATCACCATCCAGATATTGATATTCGCTATAACAAGGTGCGGTTGACGCTGATATCGCACGATGTTGGTGGCATTACTAAGCGGGATTCGGGGATGGCCGCCAAGATCAGCAGCGCGTTCTAG
- a CDS encoding pyrroloquinoline quinone-dependent dehydrogenase yields MMFILAVVCLPWVSEAKAQSETDWPSYGNDPGGMRYASLTQIDRSNVAKLKVAWTFHTGDISEGKDGRRRSGFETTPILVDGTLFLTTPFNRVIALDPATGQQRWAYDPKIDQTLDYGDGLINRGVSTWLDPTKKSGQPCRRRIYEATLDARLIALDALSGAPCQNFGKDGQVDLRNIPGYLNSNVGEYSRGWYHMTSPPAVIDDIVVVGSSIDDNNRADMPSGVVRAFDARTGALRWKWDPIPIDAHQSSEATTLRQNTGAANAWSIMTVDPIRHLVFVPTGSASPDYFGGLRPGDNRWANSVVALHAASGKMAWGFQLVHHDLWDYDTASPPLLASVVHDGKQTPVVIQGNKTGFLYVLNRDTGKPVFPLEERPVPQSDVAGELASPTQPFPVAPPALTPQSLTADDTWGLNESDREFCHTAVAKLRNEGLFTPPSLQGTLAAPGNLGGMNWSGYAYDPQRSLLVVNTNNLVARVRLIPRDKVRSETEDGNYGSQHGTPYGMLRRFIQAPSDLPCSKPPWGTLTAVDMIHGTIRWQIPLGSMRDFGGHHGVVPDGSISLGGPIVTATGLIFIAGTTDSYIRAFDTGTGEQLWQQQLPASGNATPMTYQIAGKQYIVIAAGGHQGISEESLGDAVVAFTLP; encoded by the coding sequence ATGATGTTTATTTTAGCCGTCGTCTGTCTTCCATGGGTGTCAGAAGCCAAGGCCCAGAGCGAGACCGACTGGCCGAGCTATGGAAACGATCCAGGTGGAATGCGCTACGCAAGTCTCACGCAGATTGATCGAAGCAACGTCGCCAAACTCAAAGTTGCCTGGACATTTCACACCGGAGACATCTCGGAAGGGAAGGATGGCCGCCGACGCAGCGGCTTCGAGACCACGCCGATCCTGGTAGACGGAACCCTGTTTCTGACGACTCCGTTCAACCGGGTGATCGCGCTGGACCCCGCCACAGGCCAGCAGCGTTGGGCATACGATCCGAAGATCGACCAAACGCTGGACTATGGCGACGGCCTGATTAATCGTGGTGTATCCACATGGCTCGATCCCACAAAAAAGAGCGGACAACCATGCAGGCGACGCATCTATGAGGCCACGCTTGACGCCCGCCTGATCGCATTAGACGCGTTGAGTGGTGCTCCTTGCCAGAACTTTGGAAAAGACGGGCAGGTAGACCTACGGAATATCCCAGGCTACTTGAACAGCAACGTCGGAGAGTATAGCCGAGGTTGGTATCACATGACCTCGCCACCAGCCGTGATCGACGACATCGTAGTGGTAGGCTCCTCCATCGACGACAACAATCGAGCAGATATGCCCTCCGGCGTCGTACGAGCCTTCGATGCGCGGACCGGCGCACTCCGCTGGAAGTGGGATCCCATTCCCATCGACGCACATCAATCAAGTGAAGCAACTACGCTGCGGCAGAACACCGGAGCGGCCAACGCATGGTCGATCATGACCGTCGATCCGATACGTCACCTCGTCTTCGTTCCCACCGGAAGCGCCAGTCCCGACTACTTCGGAGGCCTGCGCCCCGGAGACAATCGCTGGGCAAACTCCGTCGTTGCGCTGCACGCCGCATCGGGCAAGATGGCCTGGGGCTTTCAACTGGTTCACCACGATCTGTGGGACTACGACACCGCATCTCCTCCACTGCTCGCCTCTGTCGTACACGACGGCAAACAAACGCCGGTCGTCATCCAGGGCAACAAGACAGGATTCCTCTACGTCCTCAACCGCGATACGGGGAAGCCCGTCTTTCCATTAGAAGAACGACCCGTTCCGCAGAGTGATGTTGCAGGAGAACTCGCCTCCCCAACTCAACCGTTCCCCGTTGCCCCACCCGCCCTCACTCCGCAAAGCCTCACCGCTGACGACACCTGGGGGCTGAACGAAAGCGACCGTGAGTTCTGCCACACCGCAGTCGCTAAACTCCGCAACGAAGGACTCTTCACTCCACCAAGTCTTCAGGGAACACTCGCAGCGCCGGGAAACTTAGGCGGCATGAACTGGAGCGGATACGCCTACGATCCACAACGCAGCCTGCTGGTCGTAAACACGAACAACCTCGTCGCACGAGTTAGGCTCATTCCTCGCGACAAAGTCCGATCCGAAACAGAAGATGGCAACTACGGCTCTCAACACGGAACACCGTATGGAATGCTCCGCCGCTTCATCCAGGCACCCTCCGATCTACCGTGCAGCAAGCCTCCATGGGGTACGCTGACTGCGGTCGATATGATCCACGGAACGATCCGCTGGCAAATTCCACTCGGCTCCATGAGAGATTTCGGTGGCCATCACGGCGTGGTTCCAGACGGCTCCATCAGCCTGGGAGGCCCAATCGTCACGGCCACCGGCCTCATCTTCATCGCCGGCACGACCGACTCCTACATCCGGGCCTTCGATACCGGAACAGGAGAGCAACTCTGGCAGCAGCAACTCCCCGCCAGCGGAAACGCCACACCAATGACCTACCAAATAGCAGGGAAACAGTACATCGTCATCGCCGCAGGAGGACACCAAGGCATCTCCGAAGAGTCACTCGGTGACGCAGTCGTTGCCTTCACTCTTCCTTGA
- a CDS encoding glycosyltransferase family 2 protein, with translation MIHEEAKLANSSLEAQTRLRLVLAIATRGRPAILADTLAALEFQTRKPDALLIAYPEPQDVEGIASRFPQARLLLSQPGLTRQRNTILNALPTTDLLVFLDDDFHIHRDYLAVMEQLFLAHPEVVVATGTLLGDGIHGAALNPADASTLFRSCQTDGTPLAISPVFNAYGCNMVFRMEPIERHGIRFDESLPLYGWYEDVDFSRRLSRHGRAVRVDQAWGVHLGVKSGRHSEVRLGYSQVANPIYLARKRSVPWSFAVASVASRSLKNLVRSIAPESHIDRRGRLRGNIRAFRDLSNGSLSPTRVSSM, from the coding sequence ATGATTCACGAGGAAGCTAAGCTGGCCAATTCCTCTCTCGAGGCTCAGACCCGTCTCCGTCTGGTGCTTGCCATTGCCACACGCGGTCGTCCAGCAATTCTTGCCGATACACTTGCCGCGCTGGAGTTTCAGACACGAAAGCCTGATGCCCTTCTCATCGCTTACCCCGAGCCTCAAGACGTGGAGGGGATCGCATCGCGTTTTCCTCAAGCACGCCTCCTCCTCAGTCAGCCCGGCCTCACGCGGCAACGCAATACGATTCTCAATGCCCTGCCCACGACGGATCTCCTCGTCTTTCTCGATGACGACTTCCATATTCATCGCGACTACCTGGCAGTCATGGAGCAGCTCTTCCTCGCGCACCCTGAGGTCGTCGTCGCCACAGGAACGCTTCTGGGCGACGGCATTCACGGGGCAGCACTGAATCCTGCCGACGCATCAACACTGTTCCGCTCATGCCAGACCGATGGCACGCCGCTTGCAATCTCACCGGTCTTCAACGCCTACGGCTGCAATATGGTTTTCCGCATGGAGCCGATTGAACGGCACGGCATTCGCTTCGATGAAAGTCTGCCGCTCTATGGTTGGTATGAGGATGTTGACTTCTCGCGGCGCCTTTCGCGGCATGGCCGCGCCGTTCGCGTCGATCAGGCATGGGGCGTTCATCTTGGGGTTAAATCAGGCCGTCACTCCGAGGTGCGGCTAGGCTACTCTCAGGTCGCTAACCCCATCTATCTGGCCCGTAAGCGATCTGTGCCGTGGAGCTTTGCTGTTGCCAGTGTTGCCAGTCGATCACTTAAAAATCTGGTACGAAGCATCGCGCCGGAGAGCCATATCGACCGGCGTGGACGGCTGCGCGGAAACATCCGCGCTTTTCGTGATCTGAGCAACGGCTCTCTCAGCCCTACCCGCGTCAGCAGCATGTAG
- a CDS encoding EamA family transporter → MTWVFWALLSAVFAAATALLAKVGVEGVDSNLATAIRTSVILVFTWAIAIGFEKHHGLALIGRRSWVFLVLSGVATGLSWLCYFRALQMGPASSVAPVDKLSVVLVIVFAAIFLGEKLTPMKIAGGSLIALGAVILAFA, encoded by the coding sequence ATGACTTGGGTCTTCTGGGCGCTTCTTTCGGCGGTGTTTGCGGCGGCGACTGCTCTGCTGGCTAAGGTTGGGGTTGAGGGGGTGGACTCGAACCTGGCGACGGCGATCCGGACGAGCGTGATTTTGGTGTTTACGTGGGCGATTGCAATTGGATTCGAGAAACATCATGGATTGGCGCTGATCGGGCGACGAAGCTGGGTGTTTTTGGTGCTGTCGGGAGTGGCGACTGGGCTCTCGTGGCTTTGCTACTTTCGCGCGTTGCAGATGGGGCCGGCTTCGAGTGTGGCTCCGGTGGATAAGCTGAGTGTGGTGCTGGTGATTGTGTTTGCGGCGATCTTTCTTGGGGAGAAGCTGACGCCGATGAAGATTGCGGGCGGGTCTCTAATTGCGCTGGGGGCTGTGATTCTGGCGTTCGCGTAG
- a CDS encoding sigma-54 interaction domain-containing protein: MRVIAGESNSFRPSHVQPAVEAQQPPSSLLFGRTPAMQEIKRRIELVAHIDVPVLIQGETGTGKDLFARLIHVNSSRASKPLVRVSCPAIPGTLLESELFGYEKGAFTGAHSAKLGRLEQAHLGTLVLDEIGSLDALVQSKLLQVLQDGTFMRVGGSEMRSISARVISIASEDLRSRVKDGSFRLDLLYRINTVLLDLPPLRERMADLPDLIEYFTEQHAKSFDVPIRPICKDILALMHAYDWPGNIRELDNLLRSYTLLGNEEELVTMLTPRPRHLQQLVAEIDIRQPCSLKQIAKEATRDLERQIILRVLQANGWNRRKTAGWLSISYRSLFYKLQQGNVGDDPSLTALLPEPSPKTEEEELDSPSSMLQPEFDTTIPSVGSY, from the coding sequence ATGAGAGTGATCGCCGGGGAGAGCAATTCCTTTCGCCCTTCCCACGTACAACCAGCTGTCGAGGCGCAGCAACCTCCTTCAAGCTTGCTCTTCGGTCGTACACCCGCGATGCAGGAGATCAAACGAAGGATCGAACTCGTTGCGCATATCGATGTCCCGGTGCTTATCCAGGGTGAGACTGGGACCGGCAAAGACCTGTTCGCACGATTGATTCATGTAAATTCAAGTCGGGCAAGCAAGCCCCTGGTGCGGGTCAGCTGCCCTGCAATCCCTGGCACGCTGCTGGAGTCGGAGCTCTTCGGCTACGAGAAAGGAGCGTTCACTGGGGCGCACAGTGCAAAGCTAGGGCGACTCGAGCAGGCGCATCTCGGCACGCTGGTGCTGGACGAGATCGGAAGCCTCGACGCCTTGGTACAGTCCAAGCTGTTGCAGGTTCTACAGGATGGCACGTTCATGCGAGTGGGTGGTTCTGAGATGCGCAGCATCTCCGCTCGCGTGATTTCGATCGCCAGCGAGGACCTGCGCAGCAGAGTGAAGGACGGCTCGTTCCGTCTCGATCTTCTCTATCGAATCAACACGGTACTGCTGGATCTGCCACCATTACGTGAGCGCATGGCCGACCTCCCGGACCTCATTGAATACTTTACCGAGCAGCATGCAAAGAGCTTTGACGTCCCCATCCGGCCCATCTGCAAAGACATTCTCGCGCTGATGCACGCCTACGACTGGCCCGGTAATATCCGCGAGCTCGACAATCTGCTACGCAGCTATACGCTGCTGGGCAATGAAGAGGAACTCGTCACAATGCTCACACCGCGACCGCGGCACCTGCAACAGCTCGTCGCCGAAATCGACATTCGCCAGCCGTGTAGCCTCAAGCAGATTGCCAAAGAGGCGACCCGCGATCTCGAGCGTCAGATCATTCTTAGGGTCCTACAGGCCAACGGCTGGAACCGTCGGAAGACCGCCGGCTGGCTGAGCATCAGCTATCGCTCGCTCTTCTACAAACTGCAGCAGGGCAACGTCGGCGACGACCCTTCGTTGACGGCACTTCTTCCTGAACCTTCCCCAAAAACGGAAGAGGAAGAGCTTGATAGCCCCTCCTCCATGCTGCAACCGGAGTTCGATACCACAATACCGTCGGTCGGGAGTTACTAG
- a CDS encoding histidine kinase, translating to MRTNSQHGTAFDTKIRGRLWWLLTFLGFTAFGLLSFEYRYLDDLARAHPHTFAIHMFEEMSGAYVAMLIYPFLVWGVRRTRIRRTNWWRMLPLNLLFLVILSICDTTLMSLTRSLLAPLLGLGRYDYGNMFYRYPMEFAKHVPLYWTAVAAIYVVDAYQDARNRQLRTADLEARLAEARLQNLRLQLQPHFLFNALNTISSVMYEDVERADNMLARLGDLLRRTLNAAEAQEISLQEELGLVESYLAIMQERFGEDLQIAFEIDPELMQALVPQLVLQPLVENSLRYGRDLVTSKVTLRISASRSSTGVLLQVRDGGPGIVGLEANGWRKGIGIGNTEQRLLALYGEAEPLLLENTNGLTVSIRIPLRWGSARI from the coding sequence GTGAGAACGAACTCTCAACACGGCACAGCCTTCGATACGAAGATTCGTGGGCGGCTCTGGTGGCTACTCACGTTTCTTGGATTTACCGCGTTCGGGTTGCTCAGTTTCGAATATCGCTATCTTGACGACCTGGCTCGTGCCCATCCTCATACCTTTGCCATCCATATGTTTGAAGAGATGAGCGGGGCTTATGTTGCCATGCTCATCTACCCGTTTCTTGTTTGGGGAGTGCGCCGCACACGGATACGCCGTACAAACTGGTGGCGGATGCTACCGCTCAACCTTCTATTCCTTGTGATTCTGTCGATCTGCGATACGACCTTGATGAGCTTGACGCGAAGTCTGCTGGCGCCGCTGCTGGGGCTGGGCCGGTACGACTATGGCAATATGTTTTATCGCTACCCTATGGAGTTTGCAAAGCATGTTCCTCTCTACTGGACTGCTGTCGCAGCGATCTATGTTGTCGATGCCTATCAGGATGCGCGCAATCGCCAGTTGAGAACGGCGGATCTGGAGGCTCGTCTTGCTGAGGCTCGTCTACAAAACCTTCGGCTCCAACTACAGCCACACTTCCTGTTCAACGCACTCAATACCATCTCCTCTGTTATGTATGAAGATGTCGAGCGGGCGGACAACATGCTGGCGAGGCTCGGAGATCTGCTGCGACGCACGTTGAACGCAGCAGAGGCTCAGGAGATCTCGCTTCAGGAGGAGCTCGGCCTCGTTGAGAGCTATCTTGCGATCATGCAGGAACGTTTCGGGGAAGATCTACAGATCGCATTCGAGATTGATCCCGAGCTGATGCAAGCTCTTGTACCGCAACTGGTGCTGCAACCTCTGGTGGAGAACTCGCTTCGCTACGGACGCGACCTGGTCACGAGCAAAGTGACGCTGCGGATTTCAGCGTCTCGCAGCAGCACGGGTGTGCTACTTCAGGTTCGTGATGGCGGACCAGGGATCGTTGGTCTTGAAGCAAACGGTTGGCGGAAAGGAATCGGGATTGGGAACACGGAGCAGCGCTTGCTTGCTCTGTACGGTGAGGCTGAACCGCTTCTCCTCGAGAATACGAACGGCCTTACTGTGTCGATTCGAATTCCATTGCGCTGGGGGAGTGCGAGGATATGA
- a CDS encoding acyltransferase family protein, with the protein MSATTHVDRDKSQSSQSSGRDLSVDYLRTTLTLMVLAHHSCLAYTSWAHFDKQHLFRSTAPVVDSTRWAFFDYAENFNDVFFMSLMFFISGLFVYPALRKHGTLRFIRDRLLRLGLPFAVAVVFLMPVAYYASWQLSGRSQGFWDFYQRLARDGFAAGPPWFIWVLLLFDVALALILAPLQRWMPQAERSIRSLYDRPIATFFGLFLLSALVYLPLLSRYGFGAWTVLFTSPFAFQISRIGLYALWFVFGLLVGSPGIENGLLSRNGGLARRWPIWIIACIAAYNVLWFIPRLPIVHELSAFTQGTLEALLWLASCVASCLGFLALFRGIQWRPLPWLISLSRSAYVMYLVHYVYITWTQRLLLDRPIFAGIKCVFVFLATTLLSWLTAQLALRIPKLKTIL; encoded by the coding sequence ATGAGTGCGACAACACATGTGGACCGAGATAAAAGTCAGTCGAGCCAATCAAGCGGACGCGATCTTTCGGTCGACTATCTCCGCACCACGCTGACACTGATGGTCCTTGCTCACCACAGCTGTCTGGCATACACAAGCTGGGCTCATTTTGATAAGCAACACCTATTCCGCTCGACGGCGCCAGTGGTCGACTCAACGCGCTGGGCATTCTTCGACTACGCGGAAAACTTCAACGATGTGTTCTTCATGTCGCTCATGTTTTTCATCTCCGGACTGTTCGTCTATCCAGCGCTCCGTAAACACGGCACCCTTAGGTTCATCCGGGACCGACTCTTGCGGTTGGGTTTGCCATTTGCCGTTGCTGTCGTCTTCCTTATGCCTGTCGCCTACTACGCATCCTGGCAGTTGAGCGGTCGCAGCCAGGGCTTTTGGGACTTCTATCAGCGACTTGCCAGAGATGGCTTTGCCGCAGGGCCACCCTGGTTCATCTGGGTGCTGCTTTTATTCGATGTAGCTCTGGCCTTGATACTGGCTCCTCTTCAACGATGGATGCCACAGGCCGAGCGCTCTATCCGATCGCTGTATGATCGCCCCATTGCCACCTTCTTCGGACTATTTCTCTTATCCGCTCTTGTCTATCTTCCGCTGCTCTCCCGCTACGGATTCGGTGCTTGGACGGTCTTGTTCACATCACCATTTGCCTTTCAAATCTCACGCATAGGCCTGTATGCCCTATGGTTTGTATTCGGGCTTCTCGTCGGATCTCCCGGCATCGAGAATGGCCTTCTGTCACGTAATGGAGGCTTGGCGCGACGCTGGCCGATCTGGATCATCGCCTGCATCGCAGCCTACAACGTCCTGTGGTTCATTCCCCGGCTACCCATCGTTCATGAGCTCTCGGCCTTCACGCAAGGAACCTTGGAAGCTCTACTCTGGCTCGCAAGCTGTGTCGCAAGCTGTCTCGGCTTTCTAGCTCTCTTTCGAGGAATTCAATGGCGTCCACTACCATGGCTGATCTCATTAAGTCGAAGTGCCTATGTCATGTACCTGGTGCATTACGTTTACATTACATGGACACAGCGCCTCTTACTGGACCGTCCCATCTTTGCCGGTATCAAATGTGTGTTCGTCTTCCTGGCAACTACATTGCTGAGCTGGCTTACAGCACAGCTAGCTCTCCGAATCCCAAAACTGAAGACTATTCTCTAA
- a CDS encoding DUF6982 domain-containing protein, translating into MIEEHLNHWPEGMVVIHKGNSLIRGTAFRDQPITTWGEPGGVSIRIARSDTGLEEEVSLADAKAVFFVRSFSGKSAHEDLHFYDAAAAAPFLWVRITFFDGEVMECLVENSEEVVISPAFFARPVDPEANNWMAYIVKRKIKHFQVLAVRHLLASQQNSNGAALQPSIAR; encoded by the coding sequence GTGATCGAAGAGCACTTAAACCACTGGCCGGAAGGAATGGTGGTGATCCATAAAGGTAATTCGCTGATCCGTGGGACAGCCTTTCGCGACCAGCCGATTACGACTTGGGGAGAGCCGGGCGGCGTATCGATACGTATCGCCCGGAGCGATACCGGCTTGGAAGAAGAGGTCTCGCTGGCGGATGCCAAGGCCGTATTCTTCGTCAGGTCGTTCTCAGGGAAGTCTGCCCACGAAGATCTGCACTTCTACGATGCTGCGGCCGCCGCACCATTCCTCTGGGTGCGCATCACATTCTTCGATGGTGAAGTGATGGAGTGTCTGGTCGAGAACTCGGAGGAGGTTGTAATCTCTCCAGCCTTCTTCGCCAGACCCGTCGATCCGGAAGCCAACAATTGGATGGCCTACATCGTCAAGCGGAAGATCAAGCACTTTCAGGTACTAGCGGTGCGCCATCTGCTTGCATCGCAACAGAATTCGAACGGCGCCGCGCTACAACCCTCCATCGCACGCTGA
- a CDS encoding LytR/AlgR family response regulator transcription factor: MSVPPIRVFVADDEAPARRKILRFLSQDSDVVLVGEASTGRAAVAGIERTQPDLIFLDVQMPDMDGFGVIAALEAAELPRIVFVTAHDQYALRAIEFHAFGYLLKPYDRIRFDKVLQEVKQQIEKESLSQVNARLHQLLLEMQSRKQVVPRLLVQENGRGVLLELNEIDWAESSGNYLQLHVGSRLYSVRGTIESLEKKLDGSRFLRINRSCLVRVAFIHDLHVWSHGEYRVVLLSGEVHTWTRRYLDRHPELLHRL; encoded by the coding sequence ATGAGTGTGCCGCCGATACGCGTGTTTGTTGCCGATGACGAAGCACCGGCACGGCGCAAGATTCTGCGTTTCCTGAGCCAGGATTCAGATGTTGTTCTTGTAGGAGAGGCTAGTACCGGCCGAGCTGCCGTTGCTGGAATCGAGCGTACACAACCGGACTTAATCTTCCTCGATGTGCAGATGCCAGATATGGATGGATTCGGTGTGATCGCCGCACTTGAAGCAGCTGAGCTTCCCAGGATTGTCTTTGTGACAGCTCACGATCAGTATGCTCTCCGTGCGATCGAGTTCCATGCTTTCGGCTACCTGCTCAAACCCTATGATCGGATTCGCTTCGACAAGGTGCTTCAAGAGGTGAAGCAGCAGATTGAGAAGGAATCTCTGAGCCAGGTAAATGCGCGACTCCACCAGCTTCTTCTTGAGATGCAGAGTCGCAAGCAGGTCGTGCCCAGGCTATTGGTCCAGGAGAACGGCCGTGGGGTCCTACTCGAATTGAACGAGATCGATTGGGCAGAGTCCAGCGGCAACTATCTCCAGCTACACGTTGGCTCTCGGCTCTATAGCGTGCGTGGAACGATTGAAAGTCTGGAGAAAAAGCTGGACGGCTCCCGCTTTCTTCGCATCAATCGATCCTGCTTGGTGCGTGTCGCGTTTATTCATGACCTTCATGTCTGGTCACATGGAGAGTATCGCGTCGTGTTGCTATCCGGCGAGGTGCATACCTGGACGCGGCGCTATCTTGATCGCCACCCGGAGCTGCTGCACAGGCTGTGA
- a CDS encoding CYCXC family (seleno)protein, with product MKRLIGCLAVGLLTVVASAQWSNPAEDIPAYNAAPPTAPLPPVLSGNQLTGVYFSHPYQVTVYKMAAKIPAVLHQQPCCCRCDREMGHNSLHSCFEGTHGAACSTCMREAVYAYQQTKKGRTAAQIRAGIERGEWQNVDLEAAKL from the coding sequence ATGAAACGCCTGATCGGATGCCTTGCCGTTGGACTTCTCACTGTGGTCGCTTCAGCTCAATGGTCGAACCCTGCCGAGGATATTCCGGCGTATAACGCTGCTCCTCCAACCGCTCCCCTGCCTCCAGTGTTGAGTGGCAACCAGCTTACCGGGGTGTATTTCTCTCATCCGTATCAGGTGACGGTATACAAGATGGCGGCGAAGATTCCTGCGGTGCTGCACCAGCAGCCTTGCTGCTGCCGTTGCGACCGGGAGATGGGCCATAACAGTCTTCATAGTTGTTTTGAGGGGACGCATGGAGCTGCGTGTTCGACCTGCATGCGGGAGGCAGTCTACGCCTATCAGCAGACGAAGAAGGGCCGGACAGCGGCGCAGATTCGTGCGGGGATCGAGCGTGGCGAGTGGCAGAACGTCGATCTGGAAGCTGCAAAGCTCTAA
- a CDS encoding sigma-54 dependent transcriptional regulator, protein MSNYLSLVETNVFDYKPHLAKAAVSGQRRRIFVHEPNERVLRYMQRVLDPLYHVDVFDQPSSFVKAFSKSRTPDLTLLAWSSTERSAAVLEQVMARSRNHPILLASASANGEEMARAFTLGASGVIQKPFHDGDLKGAVGSYVRMSTHDAAESVAHEETRLSEGYSFVRSSKRMRDIETSAALVARSEIPVLVLGESGTGKEILARYLHAKSNRSGGMFLKLNCAAMPADLLESELFGYEKGAFTGAVQTKPGKFEICRGGTIFLDEIGEMPAVLQAKLLHVLQDGTYSRLGGRSTLRADVRVVAATNIDMKAAIVQKTFREDLYYRLNGFTLALPPLRERRDEIAVFAQHFMQKGAAKYGRPQLALGGELLEALESHAWPGNLRELENVINRYLIIGDARSIIEELHPRMGLQPVSIDTQDGLKQRMRSLKGSAEAAAIVRMLEETKWNRKAAAARMKVSYRTLLYKIQQYELGPPA, encoded by the coding sequence ATGAGTAATTATCTGTCCTTAGTAGAAACAAACGTTTTCGATTACAAGCCACACCTCGCAAAGGCAGCTGTAAGTGGTCAGCGTCGACGCATCTTTGTGCATGAGCCAAACGAGCGCGTGCTTCGCTACATGCAGCGAGTACTCGACCCCTTGTACCATGTCGACGTCTTCGATCAGCCATCATCCTTCGTGAAGGCATTCAGTAAGTCGCGGACGCCGGATCTCACGTTGCTGGCGTGGAGTTCTACAGAGCGCTCCGCGGCTGTGCTGGAACAGGTCATGGCGAGGAGCCGTAACCATCCCATCCTCTTGGCATCGGCTTCGGCAAATGGAGAGGAGATGGCTCGTGCGTTCACGCTTGGTGCGAGCGGCGTGATTCAGAAGCCATTCCATGATGGAGACCTGAAGGGAGCGGTCGGCAGTTATGTGCGGATGAGCACGCACGATGCGGCGGAGAGTGTCGCGCACGAGGAGACGCGGCTGAGTGAAGGGTACTCGTTCGTCCGTTCTAGCAAACGTATGCGTGACATCGAAACAAGCGCCGCGCTGGTCGCCCGTTCGGAGATCCCGGTGCTCGTCCTGGGAGAGAGCGGAACAGGTAAGGAGATCCTGGCGCGTTATCTCCATGCGAAATCGAATCGCAGCGGCGGAATGTTTCTGAAATTGAACTGTGCTGCGATGCCAGCCGATCTTCTCGAGAGTGAGCTCTTCGGCTACGAGAAAGGAGCCTTCACTGGCGCTGTGCAGACCAAGCCGGGTAAATTCGAGATCTGCCGGGGAGGCACCATCTTCCTCGATGAGATCGGCGAGATGCCGGCAGTTCTGCAAGCAAAGCTCCTGCACGTCTTGCAAGATGGTACTTATTCGCGGTTGGGCGGTCGAAGCACGTTGCGAGCGGATGTGAGGGTTGTGGCGGCTACCAACATCGATATGAAGGCCGCGATCGTGCAAAAGACCTTTCGTGAAGATCTGTACTACCGTCTGAACGGCTTCACACTTGCGCTGCCGCCACTGCGGGAGCGTAGAGACGAGATCGCGGTGTTTGCACAACACTTCATGCAGAAGGGGGCGGCGAAGTACGGCCGTCCACAGCTCGCATTAGGAGGTGAGCTGCTGGAGGCTCTCGAGAGCCACGCCTGGCCCGGAAACCTGCGTGAGCTCGAGAACGTAATCAACCGTTACCTCATCATCGGCGATGCCCGATCGATCATCGAAGAACTCCATCCACGGATGGGGCTGCAACCTGTCTCGATTGACACGCAAGACGGGCTCAAACAACGGATGCGCAGCCTTAAAGGAAGTGCGGAGGCGGCAGCCATTGTCAGAATGTTAGAGGAGACGAAGTGGAATCGCAAAGCCGCAGCCGCAAGGATGAAGGTCAGCTACAGAACGCTTCTGTACAAGATCCAGCAGTACGAGCTGGGACCGCCGGCGTGA